Genomic DNA from Choloepus didactylus isolate mChoDid1 chromosome 26 unlocalized genomic scaffold, mChoDid1.pri SUPER_26_unloc2, whole genome shotgun sequence:
AGCTGCAAAGCACGGTCCACATAATATTAACAAATTGTAGGGCTATTTAACATGCCTTGTGGCAAAACTTTCCACTGATACCATTTGGAAGGAGTTTTATTGTTAAGAGACAAAATAGTgaatgcaaatttttctttatcttgatcCACCAAAGGGATAGAGAAGAAGCAATCTTTAATATCAATAACTACTAAGGATCAGCCAGATCGCGTGAGACCGCGAAGGTAGCAGTCTTCTGGTGGGCGCGGGAAACGAAATACCCGACGGCGGACACAGCTCTGCTTCACTCACCTACTGCCCATCTGATTGTGAAGGAAGACAGTTGTCAGCTGAGCTATTGATAATGCAGTCATGGGAGTTAATGGCTTTCAAAGATATAGCCgtagacttcacccaggaagagtggaCATTGCTAGACTCgtcccagagaaagctgttcagagaagtgatgctggagaatatcaaccATCTGGTCTCAGTCGGACTCTCCGATCTCTCTTTGACCTTGTTCATGGGAGCAATAGTAGAAGGAATTCAGGTCTGCAAATTGGATGTGCTTTCCCAGTTGTCACAAGGAAAGAAAGTTTGGAGAGAAGGAATAGGACTTACCCAAAACCATTGTCCAGGCAAGAAAAGTCcatgtaaaaagcaaaaaatgacagttttgCACCTTACCTGTAGGAAAGACCATTCTGACATGTCATCGCAGATATCTCACACTCAACAGAATTCTTTTCAGTATAATCATTTGCTGGAAGATTCCACTCTCAGATCCACAGTGACTAAGCATGCATTAATTCCCATGGGAAAGAAACCATTTTTATGGAAACCGCTTGGAAAAGTCCTTAGTGACCATTCGTCTTTTAATCAACATAAGCAGATTCACAATACAAGTAAATCATATGAATGCCATCGAAGTTCTAAAACCTGTATTGAAAGCTCTGGCCACAGACAATTCAGTCGAACTCAAATTGGAAATAAGCCATGTGAATGTACTCTATTTAGGAAAACTTTTcaccttagacaacatgagaaaatTCGGACTGGAGGGAAGCTCTGTGAATGTCCtttatgtggaaaagccttcagtcaatCTAACCTTCAAGAGTATGAGAGAgctcacactggagaaaaacacTATGAaagccatctatgtgggaaagccttcagtaatCATTCTAATCTTAAACAACATGAGATaacacacactggagaaaaatgctATGAATGCtatacatgtgggaaagcctttcaTTATAGGTCTGCCCTCAGAGCACATGacagaactcacactggagagaaactccATGAATGTTatctatgtggaaaagccttcacaCAACGTTCTTATCTTAGACACCATGAGAGAACACACAGTGGTGAGAAACCTTATGCATGTcatatatgtgggaaagccttccgtCATTGTTCTACcctcagacaacatgagagaacgcacactggagagaaaccctatgaatgcaatACCTGTGGGAAAGTTTTTAAGTATTCTCTTTCCCTCATGCTACATGAGAGAAATCACAccggagagaaaccctatgaatgccatacatgtgggaaaaccttcCCTCGTAGTTCTacccttagacaacatgagagaattcacactggagagaaaccctatgaatgcaacacatgtgggaaagtcttcattCGTTCTTATTCCCTCatgcaacatgagagaactcacactggagagaaaccctatgaatgtaacaCATGTGGGAAAGGCTTCATTCGTTCTTATTCCCTCatgcaacatgagagaactcacactggagagaaaccctatgaatgctgtacatgtggaaaagctttcacCCGTTCTTCTCGCCTCAGaatacatgagagaactcacactggagagaaaccctataaatgccatacatgtggaaaagctttcaaaTGTTCTTATGCCCTCCGAgtacatgagagaactcacacaagAGAGAAACCCTTTGAATGCTATacatgtggaaaagctttcacCCGTTCTTCTCACCTCAGAATACATGAgaggactcacactggagagaaaccctataaatgccatacatgtggaaaagctttcaaatgtttttctgcCCTCAGACTACATGAAAGatctcacactggagagaaaccctatgaatgccatctatgtgggaaaacttTCAGGCAGTCTGGTACTCTTAGAGAACATAAGAAAACACACTGTGGCAAGAAACCCTATGCATGCCATACCTGTGGTAAGGCCTTCAGATATACTTCTTCCCTCAgaagacatgagagaactcatactTAAGAGTATCCCAATGAATGTCATCTGTGGGAAAAACTTCAGGCAACCTTCTCGTCTTAGAGTGCATGAGAGAACACACAATGGCAAGAAACCCTATGCTTGCCATGTGTGTTACCCTTCAGTCATTATTCTCAACTTAGACAAGATCAGAGAGTATACACAGGATAGAAACTTTACAAATGCCATATATGTGGAAAAGGCTTCATTTATTCTTCAGACCACATGGGAGAACTCACAGTGTCATGTAACcccatgaatgtcatctatgtggaaaatcTTTTCTTGTAGTTCTTCCCtcagaaaacatgaaagaatgCACAGTGGACAAAAGCCATAAGAATGCCATCTTAATTTTTCTCTTATACAACATGAAGCTAATCAAATTTGAGAGAAACCTTGTGAATGTCATcaatgt
This window encodes:
- the LOC119525760 gene encoding zinc finger protein 596-like yields the protein MAFKDIAVDFTQEEWTLLDSSQRKLFREVMLENINHLVSVGLSDLSLTLFMGAIVEGIQVCKLDVLSQLSQGKKVWREGIGLTQNHCPGKKSPCKKQKMTVLHLTCRKDHSDMSSQISHTQQNSFQYNHLLEDSTLRSTVTKHALIPMGKKPFLWKPLGKVLSDHSSFNQHKQIHNTSKSYECHRSSKTCIESSGHRQFSRTQIGNKPCECTLFRKTFHLRQHEKIRTGGKLCECPLCGKAFSQSNLQEYERAHTGEKHYESHLCGKAFSNHSNLKQHEITHTGEKCYECYTCGKAFHYRSALRAHDRTHTGEKLHECYLCGKAFTQRSYLRHHERTHSGEKPYACHICGKAFRHCSTLRQHERTHTGEKPYECNTCGKVFKYSLSLMLHERNHTGEKPYECHTCGKTFPRSSTLRQHERIHTGEKPYECNTCGKVFIRSYSLMQHERTHTGEKPYECNTCGKGFIRSYSLMQHERTHTGEKPYECCTCGKAFTRSSRLRIHERTHTGEKPYKCHTCGKAFKCSYALRVHERTHTREKPFECYTCGKAFTRSSHLRIHERTHTGEKPYKCHTCGKAFKCFSALRLHERSHTGEKPYECHLCGKTFRQSGTLREHKKTHCGKKPYACHTCGKAFRYTSSLRRHERTHT